The Hahella sp. HNIBRBA332 genome window below encodes:
- the malE gene encoding maltose/maltodextrin ABC transporter substrate-binding protein MalE, producing MSALKNLFTLALCLVSAFACAFEKDSLIVWIGADKGSKGVAEAGAAFTAATGMKVKVETPDDLTVQFDRLAPTAQGPDIVIWAHERFGPWINDGFLEPVTPSQKMRDSVAPFTWRALTVGDDIYGFPIAIEAVSLIYNKALVKTPPRTLQDVIALDRDLRKQGKKAIEWDYKNTYFSWPFIAGAGGYSFGKADGVYNLADVGFDSRGSVDAVQAIKQLLDQGVLEKTADYGSMMSGFKKSEVAMIINGPWSWREIRDAGVNFGVDYIPGLTVEHPGRPFVGVLAAGINSAGRNKEAAQRFLEDYLLTYEGLKKVNTDKPLGAVANVQLMKELSADPLIRHTFVSAEKGELMPDVPEMKRFWGLFTYKLPAMLKGEAAISATLNDMADRLRKLDELKGWGRRHYLSDKES from the coding sequence ATGTCAGCGCTAAAGAACCTTTTCACACTGGCGTTATGCTTGGTCAGCGCTTTCGCCTGCGCGTTTGAAAAAGACTCTCTCATTGTCTGGATAGGAGCCGACAAAGGCTCAAAAGGCGTCGCCGAAGCCGGCGCCGCATTCACCGCCGCCACTGGCATGAAAGTGAAGGTGGAGACGCCGGACGATCTCACCGTTCAATTCGACCGCCTCGCCCCTACGGCGCAAGGTCCGGATATTGTCATATGGGCCCATGAGCGTTTTGGTCCCTGGATCAATGACGGCTTTCTGGAGCCGGTTACTCCCTCTCAAAAGATGCGCGACAGCGTAGCGCCTTTCACTTGGCGGGCGCTGACGGTTGGCGATGATATATACGGCTTTCCCATCGCCATAGAAGCGGTGAGTCTGATCTATAACAAGGCGCTGGTGAAAACGCCGCCTCGTACGCTACAGGATGTCATAGCGCTGGATCGCGACCTGCGTAAGCAAGGTAAAAAAGCCATTGAGTGGGACTATAAGAATACTTACTTCAGTTGGCCTTTTATCGCTGGCGCTGGCGGCTACAGCTTTGGCAAGGCAGATGGCGTATACAATCTGGCGGACGTCGGCTTTGACAGTCGCGGTTCAGTTGACGCTGTGCAAGCAATCAAGCAATTGCTGGATCAGGGCGTACTGGAAAAGACTGCAGATTATGGTTCGATGATGAGTGGTTTCAAGAAAAGCGAGGTGGCGATGATCATCAATGGTCCCTGGTCGTGGCGTGAGATCCGCGATGCGGGAGTCAACTTTGGTGTGGACTACATTCCCGGGCTGACGGTGGAGCACCCAGGGCGTCCTTTTGTTGGCGTTCTGGCTGCGGGAATTAATTCCGCGGGAAGAAACAAAGAAGCCGCCCAGCGCTTTCTGGAAGACTATCTGCTGACTTATGAGGGGCTAAAGAAAGTGAATACAGACAAGCCCTTGGGCGCGGTAGCCAATGTTCAGCTAATGAAAGAGCTTTCCGCCGATCCTTTGATCCGTCACACATTTGTATCCGCTGAAAAAGGAGAGCTGATGCCGGATGTGCCGGAAATGAAGCGCTTCTGGGGATTATTTACTTATAAGCTGCCAGCGATGTTGAAAGGGGAGGCGGCGATCAGCGCAACACTGAACGACATGGCGGATCGATTGCGGAAACTGGATGAATTGAAAGGCTGGGGGCGGAGGCACTATCTTTCAGATAAGGAAAGCTGA
- a CDS encoding AraC family transcriptional regulator, which translates to MDQPTVAGSTVKALCFWLAERGMDINALALEAELDLSMLEDQDYRVPLPAYNLLWSRAEETLQDPAVGLHVGEWVDSRRMGVIGHIIFNNRTLEQGLKQYVRLSALVNEGVRTEFHLQGDDAVIEYHCERPEYYHRAGMDRMLALSVTRARRFVSEKIYLTKVGFSHPEPEYVSEYERIFQCPVSFGQPCCSLAFNKDFLTFELPQRNPYLHQALTRQVEALLQKLSLRRTVSHKVKAIVAKRLSRGDIEAEKVAEKMNMSRHTLYRKLKQEGVSFQELVEQVRKDKALDYLQKGKYSLSEIAFLLGFSELSAFSRAFKRWTGESPASYRSQQ; encoded by the coding sequence ATGGATCAGCCCACTGTCGCCGGTTCCACCGTTAAAGCGCTTTGCTTTTGGCTTGCTGAGCGTGGGATGGATATCAATGCGTTGGCGCTTGAGGCTGAGCTGGATCTCTCCATGCTGGAGGATCAGGACTATCGTGTCCCATTACCGGCTTATAATCTGTTGTGGTCGCGTGCTGAAGAAACCTTGCAAGATCCTGCCGTTGGTCTGCATGTCGGAGAGTGGGTTGATTCGCGCCGCATGGGGGTGATCGGACACATCATCTTCAACAACCGCACCCTGGAGCAGGGCTTAAAGCAGTACGTGCGTCTGTCTGCGCTAGTGAACGAAGGCGTGCGTACCGAATTTCACCTGCAGGGCGATGATGCGGTAATTGAGTACCACTGTGAACGTCCTGAGTATTATCACCGTGCGGGTATGGATCGAATGCTGGCCTTGTCGGTGACCAGGGCGCGGCGTTTTGTCAGCGAGAAGATCTACCTGACCAAAGTGGGCTTTTCCCACCCTGAGCCTGAGTATGTCTCTGAATACGAGCGCATCTTTCAATGCCCGGTGAGCTTCGGCCAGCCCTGTTGCTCTCTCGCCTTCAATAAAGACTTTCTTACCTTTGAACTGCCCCAGCGTAATCCCTACCTGCATCAGGCGCTGACTCGCCAGGTGGAGGCGCTGCTGCAAAAGCTGTCTCTGCGCCGCACGGTGTCGCACAAAGTGAAGGCGATTGTGGCCAAACGCCTGTCCCGTGGCGATATCGAAGCGGAAAAAGTGGCGGAGAAAATGAACATGTCGCGCCATACCCTGTACCGCAAGCTGAAACAGGAAGGCGTGTCCTTTCAGGAGCTAGTGGAGCAGGTGCGTAAGGATAAAGCCTTGGACTATTTGCAAAAAGGCAAGTATTCCCTCAGTGAAATCGCCTTTCTACTGGGGTTTTCCGAGCTGAGTGCTTTCAGCCGCGCGTTTAAGCGCTGGACCGGGGAAAGTCCCGCCAGCTATCGCAGTCAGCAATAG
- a CDS encoding chemotaxis protein CheW: MVEQTSGQISCLLIPVQGKNLLLPNASIAEIVDYQAPEPVEDGADWFLGYIRWRGLRLPLVSYDKANKSATGAQSAHTRIAVTNTIGDKHKLLPFMAFVTQGLPRLMKVRSEEVSAHEKAELGPMDKMMVKVSGEEAIIPSLEQMELLALQAVSAR, encoded by the coding sequence ATGGTGGAGCAAACCTCCGGACAGATCTCCTGTTTACTGATTCCCGTACAGGGAAAGAACTTGCTATTACCCAACGCCAGCATCGCTGAAATCGTTGACTATCAGGCGCCGGAGCCCGTTGAAGACGGTGCGGACTGGTTTCTGGGCTACATTCGCTGGCGCGGCCTGCGTCTGCCTCTGGTGTCTTATGACAAGGCCAACAAATCCGCCACAGGCGCGCAATCCGCCCATACCCGGATCGCTGTCACCAACACGATTGGCGACAAACACAAACTACTGCCATTTATGGCGTTCGTGACCCAGGGTCTGCCTCGTTTGATGAAGGTGCGGAGCGAGGAAGTCAGCGCCCATGAAAAAGCCGAGCTGGGCCCTATGGATAAAATGATGGTGAAGGTTAGCGGCGAAGAGGCCATTATTCCCTCTCTGGAACAAATGGAGCTGCTCGCGCTACAGGCGGTTTCCGCACGCTGA
- a CDS encoding SIMPL domain-containing protein (The SIMPL domain is named for its presence in mouse protein SIMPL (signalling molecule that associates with mouse pelle-like kinase). Bacterial member BP26, from Brucella, was shown to assemble into a channel-like structure, while YggE from E. coli has been associated with resistance to oxidative stress.) → MSISRFLVLSVLAMPAFAAEQTNYDRIQLSTEAKGELENDIMRVVLHSQSQQKTAQQAADDVNKAMRWALDEVKSAKSVKYQTQDYRTDPRYKEQKIVAWNAEQSLKLESKDIEALSGLIGELQERLKVQNVEFDASDALKAAKENELIGEALKSFGERAKLITSQLGAQSYKIVNMNISSSGPVYYARQEMRSFGAAKMAEMATPAVAAGTQTVTMTVNGEIELVR, encoded by the coding sequence ATGTCGATAAGCAGATTTCTTGTACTCAGCGTTCTGGCCATGCCGGCGTTCGCTGCAGAGCAAACCAATTACGATCGCATTCAACTCTCCACAGAAGCCAAGGGCGAACTGGAGAACGACATCATGCGCGTCGTACTACACTCCCAATCACAGCAGAAAACCGCGCAGCAAGCGGCGGATGATGTAAACAAAGCCATGCGTTGGGCGCTGGATGAAGTAAAATCCGCTAAAAGCGTGAAGTATCAGACTCAGGACTACCGCACGGATCCCCGCTACAAAGAGCAAAAAATCGTAGCCTGGAACGCGGAGCAGTCTCTGAAACTAGAAAGTAAAGACATTGAAGCTCTGTCTGGTCTCATTGGCGAGCTACAAGAGCGGTTAAAGGTGCAGAACGTGGAGTTCGACGCCTCAGACGCCCTGAAAGCAGCCAAAGAAAATGAGCTGATCGGCGAAGCGCTGAAATCATTTGGCGAGCGCGCCAAACTGATTACCTCCCAGTTGGGCGCCCAGAGCTACAAAATCGTAAACATGAATATTTCAAGCAGCGGCCCTGTTTACTATGCGCGCCAAGAAATGCGCAGCTTCGGCGCAGCTAAAATGGCCGAAATGGCTACGCCAGCCGTAGCAGCAGGCACGCAAACGGTCACCATGACCGTCAACGGCGAAATCGAACTGGTGCGATAA
- a CDS encoding Fur family transcriptional regulator codes for MNSQPDNAVFQQHNHASCIHDALITAKRLCKERGLRLTDTRLRVLELIWQSHKPIGAYDILAQFGQEGRNSAPPTVYRALEFLQENGLVHRIASLNAFMGCVCPQEGHQGGFLICKQCKRAQEITEDALRKQLLSLAQEQDFEVESMTLEISGLCTACRTAQ; via the coding sequence ATGAACAGCCAACCTGACAACGCCGTGTTTCAGCAACATAATCACGCCTCCTGCATTCATGACGCGCTGATTACCGCCAAGAGACTCTGTAAAGAACGCGGTCTGAGACTGACTGACACACGTTTGCGGGTGCTGGAGCTGATCTGGCAATCTCACAAGCCCATCGGCGCCTACGACATCCTTGCTCAGTTTGGGCAGGAAGGCCGTAACTCCGCGCCGCCAACCGTATATCGGGCGCTGGAGTTCCTGCAGGAAAATGGCCTGGTGCATCGCATCGCGTCACTGAACGCCTTCATGGGCTGCGTTTGTCCCCAGGAAGGCCACCAGGGCGGCTTTTTGATTTGCAAACAGTGCAAGCGCGCCCAGGAAATTACTGAGGACGCGCTGCGCAAGCAGTTGTTGAGCCTGGCGCAGGAACAGGATTTTGAAGTGGAAAGTATGACGCTGGAAATCAGCGGCCTGTGTACTGCCTGCAGGACAGCCCAATGA
- the znuB gene encoding zinc ABC transporter permease subunit ZnuB: MLDILIPALLGGIGLAFITGPLGCFVVWRRMSYFGDTLSHSALMGVALGLMLEVNVSLAITAGCVLMGLTLALMQRQKHIATDTLLGILAHSSLSLGLVALSFMRDQQVDLMSYLFGDLLALNYQDVIWIFAGAVVAIIMLKLLWRSLLMMTLNEDLAAVEGYNVLRTQLLLMLMMSLVIALAMKVVGVLLVTSLLIIPAAAARPFSDTPEKMAALAIASGVFAVVAGLSLSWWWDTPAGPSVVVAAFVLFLSSMGAHRLRPA; the protein is encoded by the coding sequence ATGCTTGATATCCTCATTCCCGCCCTGTTGGGGGGCATTGGCCTGGCTTTTATCACCGGCCCCCTGGGCTGCTTTGTAGTGTGGCGACGCATGTCCTATTTCGGCGACACCTTGTCCCACTCGGCCCTGATGGGCGTCGCTTTGGGATTAATGCTGGAGGTGAACGTCAGCCTCGCCATCACCGCCGGATGCGTATTGATGGGCCTGACGCTGGCCCTGATGCAGAGGCAAAAACACATCGCTACCGACACACTGCTGGGTATCCTGGCGCATAGCTCCTTGTCCTTGGGACTGGTGGCGCTGAGCTTTATGCGGGATCAGCAAGTGGACCTGATGAGTTACCTGTTCGGCGACCTGTTGGCGCTCAATTACCAGGATGTCATTTGGATTTTCGCCGGGGCGGTGGTCGCCATCATCATGCTCAAGCTGCTGTGGCGCTCCCTGCTGATGATGACATTGAACGAGGATCTCGCGGCAGTAGAGGGCTACAACGTACTGCGCACCCAGTTATTGTTGATGCTGATGATGTCCCTGGTCATCGCTCTCGCCATGAAAGTCGTCGGTGTACTGCTGGTGACTTCCTTGCTGATCATCCCGGCCGCTGCGGCCCGGCCTTTCAGCGATACGCCAGAAAAAATGGCGGCGCTCGCCATCGCCAGCGGCGTCTTCGCAGTCGTGGCAGGACTAAGCCTGTCCTGGTGGTGGGACACTCCCGCCGGGCCATCCGTCGTCGTCGCGGCATTCGTCCTGTTTCTAAGCAGCATGGGCGCGCATCGTCTACGCCCCGCTTGA
- the znuC gene encoding zinc ABC transporter ATP-binding protein ZnuC: MNAPPLIRLQDVTVEIQGRTLIENVTFDINPGEIITVIGPNGAGKSTLAKALLGIQTLSRGEVLRRPGLRIGYMPQRFHIDASLPLTVKRFLQLAHNPQRWREALQRVEMEHVAKQPMHTLSGGELQRVLLARALQRAPDLLVLDEPAQGVDVTGQAELYRLIRSLRDELHCGALLVSHDLHLVMASTDQVLCLNRHICCAGHPEKVSNEPAFINLFGTQAARSLAVYHHHHDHHHHADGTVAAGSECSHGGQHA, translated from the coding sequence ATGAACGCGCCGCCATTGATTCGCCTGCAAGACGTCACCGTCGAAATTCAGGGTCGCACGCTAATAGAGAACGTCACGTTCGATATTAATCCCGGCGAAATCATCACGGTCATCGGCCCCAATGGCGCCGGCAAGTCCACCCTGGCCAAAGCGCTCTTGGGCATACAGACGTTGAGCCGCGGGGAAGTGTTGCGCCGTCCCGGCCTGAGAATCGGGTATATGCCGCAACGCTTTCATATCGATGCTTCTTTGCCTCTTACCGTCAAACGGTTTCTACAGTTGGCGCACAACCCTCAGCGCTGGCGCGAAGCCCTGCAACGAGTGGAAATGGAGCATGTCGCCAAACAACCCATGCACACCTTATCTGGCGGCGAACTGCAACGGGTGTTGCTGGCGCGTGCGTTGCAGCGGGCGCCGGACTTATTGGTGCTGGATGAACCCGCGCAAGGAGTGGACGTTACCGGCCAGGCGGAGCTGTACCGCCTTATCCGCTCGCTTCGGGATGAACTGCACTGCGGCGCGCTGCTGGTTTCTCACGATCTGCACTTGGTGATGGCCTCTACCGATCAGGTGCTGTGCCTGAACCGGCATATCTGCTGCGCCGGACATCCAGAAAAAGTGTCCAACGAGCCCGCCTTCATTAACCTGTTCGGAACCCAGGCGGCGCGCTCGCTGGCGGTCTACCACCACCATCACGACCATCACCACCATGCCGACGGCACCGTCGCCGCAGGCAGCGAATGCTCTCACGGCGGCCAACATGCTTGA
- a CDS encoding alpha/beta hydrolase has protein sequence MDDSSLFAESKAIDRLLHAFIGYGTGGNSPAAFIQAYTDWVSHAVMAPGKQAELAKNISRNLLRYGVYCSRAIANQNPEPVIEPLPQDIRFRNEEWGHFPFNLAYQWFLLYEQWWHYATTDIPGVSPRNENIVSFCARQLLDLMSPSNIPWLNPEVIKKTQETGGKNLLDGLENWREDAQRLLNGDPPVGSENYKVGENLAITPGKVIYRNRLIELIQYSPTTESTYKEPVLIVPAWIMKYYILDLSPHNSLTRYLVEQGHTVFMISWLNPDGKDRNLGMQDYLRLGVMEALDAISAIVPDAPPMHGVGYCLGGTLLSIAAAAMARDEDKRLATISLFAAQTDFKEAGELMLFINESQLTFLEDLMWEQGYLDATQMSGAFMMLRSKDLLWSRIVREYMLGERSSMNDLMAWNADTTRMPYRMHSQYLRSLFLNNDLAEGRFEVDDSPIFLRDIRIPIFAVGATKDHVAPWKSVYKIRRLTSSAEITFLLTSGGHNAGIISEPGHPRRSYQINTRYGQDRNYSPDDWLNIATRHDGSWWPAWSQWLRDHSSTEQTSPPPLGAPDSDYPQLCDAPGTYVYQR, from the coding sequence GTGGACGACAGCTCTTTATTTGCGGAATCAAAGGCAATTGACCGCCTATTGCATGCGTTTATCGGGTACGGTACTGGCGGCAACTCTCCCGCCGCTTTCATTCAGGCATACACAGACTGGGTCAGTCACGCGGTGATGGCGCCCGGTAAGCAGGCCGAACTGGCGAAGAACATCTCCCGCAACCTGCTGCGTTATGGCGTCTATTGCTCCCGCGCCATCGCCAACCAGAACCCGGAACCGGTCATCGAACCCCTTCCTCAGGATATCCGCTTTCGCAACGAGGAATGGGGACACTTTCCCTTTAACCTGGCCTACCAATGGTTCCTGCTTTATGAACAGTGGTGGCACTACGCAACCACGGATATTCCCGGCGTGTCGCCCCGCAACGAAAATATCGTCTCGTTTTGCGCGCGCCAGTTATTGGATTTAATGTCTCCATCCAATATTCCCTGGTTGAATCCAGAGGTCATTAAGAAAACCCAGGAAACCGGCGGCAAAAATTTACTCGACGGCTTGGAGAACTGGCGCGAAGACGCCCAGCGTCTGCTCAATGGCGACCCGCCTGTCGGTTCGGAAAATTATAAGGTTGGCGAAAACCTCGCCATTACTCCGGGCAAAGTGATCTATCGCAATCGCCTGATAGAGCTGATTCAGTACTCGCCTACGACAGAGAGCACGTACAAAGAACCGGTGCTTATTGTTCCTGCGTGGATCATGAAGTACTACATTCTCGACCTGTCGCCGCATAACTCCCTGACTCGCTATCTGGTGGAGCAAGGCCATACGGTGTTTATGATTTCCTGGCTGAATCCAGATGGCAAAGATCGCAATCTCGGCATGCAGGATTATCTGCGTCTCGGCGTGATGGAGGCGCTGGACGCGATCTCCGCCATCGTTCCCGACGCCCCGCCAATGCATGGCGTCGGCTATTGTCTCGGCGGCACCCTGCTCAGCATCGCCGCCGCCGCGATGGCGAGAGATGAAGATAAACGGCTCGCCACCATCAGTCTTTTCGCTGCGCAAACAGACTTCAAAGAAGCCGGCGAACTGATGCTGTTCATCAATGAAAGTCAGCTCACCTTCCTGGAAGACCTGATGTGGGAGCAAGGCTATCTGGACGCCACGCAAATGTCCGGCGCCTTCATGATGCTGCGCTCCAAGGATCTGCTTTGGTCGCGCATCGTGCGCGAATACATGCTGGGCGAACGCAGCAGCATGAACGACCTGATGGCCTGGAACGCGGATACCACCCGCATGCCCTATCGCATGCATTCACAGTATCTGCGCAGTCTGTTTCTGAATAACGACCTCGCCGAAGGCCGTTTTGAAGTGGACGACAGTCCAATATTCTTGCGCGATATTCGCATTCCCATCTTCGCCGTCGGCGCCACCAAAGATCATGTCGCGCCCTGGAAATCCGTTTATAAAATCCGCCGCCTCACCAGTTCCGCGGAGATTACTTTTTTACTGACCAGCGGCGGCCACAACGCCGGCATCATCAGCGAACCTGGTCATCCAAGGCGCAGTTATCAAATCAACACCCGATACGGTCAGGACCGCAATTACAGTCCTGACGACTGGCTTAATATCGCAACTCGCCATGACGGCTCCTGGTGGCCGGCCTGGAGCCAGTGGCTGCGGGATCACAGCAGCACCGAGCAGACCTCCCCTCCGCCGCTTGGCGCGCCGGATTCCGATTATCCGCAACTTTGTGACGCACCGGGCACTTATGTATATCAAAGATAA